One genomic region from Spirosoma sp. KCTC 42546 encodes:
- a CDS encoding PQQ-binding-like beta-propeller repeat protein has product MKTAFQFCEPARAKGLWILVAFFSLLLVNSFAQKLDMAVATEGQKLYMATCNNCHKAEAGVGAPGYFVLAQMPPRAILAALETGKMRTQAKDLTPDQRKAIAQWLASKALKDVVIPQEAYTSFALPAGKGSLINHSGWGGNLEGTGFRSEKQAGISPATVGNLKLKWAFAFPDVSQVRCKPAIVADWLITGTHFGEVYSIHKKTGKIGWRFLAKAAVRGAISVVQTKDEIHAFFADNNTNTYALDVKTGKLIWESKAGKHPQSGNTGSVAVYDNMVYVPLTSTEVVSVLDPSYPCCSSSGEIVALDARSGREVWRHRVITEEAKEAGKKKNGQPFYGPSGAIVWCSPTVDAKRGLLYFGTGENYTSPSTTTSDAIQALNLKTGKLAWSFQSTKDDTWNLACPGNPNCPEKIGPDFDFGMAPILVKQASGKDILVVGQKAGIVYGLSPDNGKVLWQTRIGRGGALGGIHWGMATDGKYVYAANADNKYGINPKVDSLIKPEPGLFALEVATGKIVWKTAAPSCDGKKGCIEANSAAPTVIPGLVFAGTLDGHIRAYSTTDGKILWDYDTAKVYQTVNGIEGKGGSIDGSAPVVDAGMLFVNSGYGLFGEMPGNVLLAFEVEK; this is encoded by the coding sequence ATGAAAACTGCCTTTCAATTTTGTGAACCAGCACGGGCTAAGGGCTTGTGGATACTCGTTGCCTTTTTTTCGTTGTTGTTGGTCAACAGTTTTGCCCAAAAACTAGATATGGCGGTGGCAACTGAAGGCCAGAAATTATACATGGCTACCTGCAACAATTGCCACAAAGCCGAAGCAGGGGTAGGAGCACCCGGCTATTTTGTACTGGCTCAAATGCCTCCACGAGCTATTTTGGCTGCTCTAGAAACTGGTAAAATGCGTACCCAAGCTAAGGATCTTACTCCCGATCAGCGAAAAGCCATTGCTCAGTGGTTGGCCAGTAAGGCGCTGAAGGATGTTGTTATCCCCCAGGAAGCTTACACTTCCTTTGCGCTTCCTGCTGGCAAGGGTTCATTGATAAATCATTCGGGTTGGGGTGGTAATCTGGAAGGAACCGGTTTCAGGTCGGAGAAGCAGGCGGGTATTTCTCCGGCAACCGTCGGAAATCTTAAGCTTAAATGGGCGTTTGCGTTTCCAGACGTTAGTCAGGTTAGGTGCAAACCCGCTATCGTTGCCGACTGGCTTATTACGGGTACCCATTTTGGGGAGGTCTACAGCATTCATAAAAAGACGGGAAAAATTGGGTGGCGTTTTCTGGCAAAAGCGGCTGTTCGAGGTGCCATTTCGGTTGTGCAGACGAAGGATGAAATCCATGCTTTTTTTGCCGATAACAATACCAATACCTATGCGCTTGATGTGAAAACCGGCAAGCTGATCTGGGAAAGCAAAGCCGGAAAACACCCGCAATCGGGCAATACGGGATCGGTGGCTGTTTACGACAATATGGTTTATGTTCCCCTGACATCTACCGAGGTTGTCTCTGTTTTAGATCCGAGCTACCCTTGCTGTTCATCGTCCGGTGAGATTGTGGCATTGGACGCCCGTTCAGGGAGAGAGGTCTGGCGACATCGGGTAATTACCGAGGAAGCAAAAGAGGCTGGTAAAAAGAAAAACGGGCAACCCTTTTACGGCCCTTCGGGTGCCATTGTCTGGTGTAGCCCCACAGTTGATGCCAAACGCGGGTTACTTTATTTTGGAACGGGGGAGAATTATACCAGCCCATCGACCACAACCAGCGATGCCATTCAGGCACTGAACCTCAAAACCGGAAAACTGGCCTGGTCGTTTCAGTCGACAAAAGATGATACCTGGAATCTGGCCTGTCCAGGGAATCCCAACTGCCCTGAAAAAATAGGCCCCGATTTTGATTTTGGCATGGCCCCCATTTTGGTAAAACAAGCATCCGGGAAGGATATCTTGGTGGTTGGCCAGAAGGCGGGTATCGTCTACGGCTTATCGCCCGATAATGGGAAGGTCCTCTGGCAAACCCGCATTGGCCGAGGTGGGGCACTGGGTGGCATTCACTGGGGTATGGCCACCGACGGTAAGTATGTATATGCCGCCAACGCCGATAATAAATACGGAATTAATCCTAAAGTCGATTCGCTGATCAAGCCCGAGCCGGGTCTGTTTGCACTGGAGGTAGCAACCGGAAAGATCGTCTGGAAAACAGCCGCACCATCCTGCGACGGAAAGAAGGGTTGCATTGAGGCTAATTCAGCCGCGCCGACGGTTATTCCGGGGCTGGTGTTTGCCGGAACATTGGACGGACACATCCGGGCGTATTCAACAACAGATGGCAAAATACTCTGGGACTATGATACCGCGAAAGTGTATCAGACCGTGAACGGTATTGAGGGGAAAGGCGGGTCAATTGACGGCTCTGCGCCAGTGGTGGATGCTGGCATGCTGTTTGTCAACTCGGGCTATGGACTGTTTGGCGAAATGCCCGGTAACGTTCTGCTGGCCTTTGAGGTTGAGAAGTGA
- a CDS encoding outer membrane beta-barrel protein has translation MRKLFVLFLLQISFAGFAQNKPFKVTIAGGYAAPTYKATKNDFSKAGFVYSIEPQYELDKFIKNLDLGFRFEQAFVQRTEYLDNALSFPSQAKSIMSGVLTANYVVNLSGPFRPYIGAGVGVYYVDKSTPIYSSISYPIPVTTNLGGLFRVGVKVKIFHVEGSYNLVGDTSVKNSTSGLTMTADNSYYSVKAGLTIGGSR, from the coding sequence ATGCGTAAATTATTCGTTCTTTTCCTCTTACAGATTTCCTTTGCCGGGTTTGCCCAAAACAAACCATTTAAAGTTACTATTGCTGGCGGGTATGCAGCCCCTACCTATAAGGCAACGAAAAACGATTTTTCGAAAGCTGGTTTTGTGTACAGCATCGAGCCACAGTATGAGCTTGATAAGTTTATTAAAAATCTGGATTTGGGCTTTCGTTTTGAACAGGCATTTGTTCAGCGCACAGAATATCTGGATAACGCTCTTTCGTTCCCATCGCAAGCGAAGTCCATTATGTCGGGGGTGTTAACGGCAAACTACGTTGTTAATTTGAGTGGACCTTTTCGGCCCTATATTGGTGCGGGCGTAGGGGTATATTATGTCGATAAAAGCACTCCAATCTATTCGTCAATTTCGTACCCAATACCCGTTACAACCAACCTCGGTGGCTTGTTTAGAGTGGGCGTTAAAGTCAAAATTTTTCACGTAGAAGGTTCCTATAATCTGGTGGGCGATACCAGTGTTAAGAATTCTACGTCGGGACTGACAATGACCGCTGATAACTCGTATTACAGCGTTAAAGCAGGGCTTACCATCGGCGGTTCCCGCTGA
- a CDS encoding ADP-ribosylglycohydrolase family protein, with protein MKFLYLSVLALLLSATTPPVRPAKKGAPPTVTLSKNTIQDKIKGGWAGQVIGCTFGGPTEFRFTGTMINAYQPIPWYDGYIKKTMTDIPGLYDDLYMDLTFVDVFEKKGLDAPVAEHANAYAKAEYMLWHANQAGRYNLLNGMKAPESGHWLNNPHADDIDFQIEADFSGLMSPGMPNTAVQIGDPIGHIMNYGDGWYGGAYVGAMYSLAFVSKDVNYIVKEALKTIPAQSTFYQCIADVIKWHDQFPNDWKRTWFEIERKWADEVGCPDGVFHSFNIDAKINSAYIVLGLLYGEGDFTKTMEISTRAGQDSDCNPASAGGILGTMLGYDQIPAYWKQGLKEAEDIDFKYTTMSLNDVYAMSMKHALQVVERNGGKINGDQVTIALQTPKAVRLEQAFTGHYPVLVRGIHKEIDGEYSFDFEGTGFVLKGEAKPKTRSAWDAKTEFVFTAELSIDDKKIETAKLPADFTHRRHELFWRYQLPKGKHTVRIKVLNPDAEHIVRMGELIVYSDQPVQSKLR; from the coding sequence ATGAAATTTCTCTACTTATCCGTACTTGCCCTACTCTTATCAGCAACGACTCCCCCGGTCAGGCCAGCCAAAAAGGGAGCACCACCTACCGTAACACTTTCTAAAAACACGATTCAGGACAAAATTAAAGGTGGCTGGGCAGGTCAGGTCATTGGCTGTACGTTTGGGGGGCCAACGGAGTTTCGATTTACAGGTACGATGATCAATGCCTACCAACCGATTCCGTGGTATGACGGCTATATCAAGAAAACGATGACCGATATTCCGGGCCTGTACGATGACCTCTACATGGACCTGACATTCGTTGACGTTTTTGAGAAAAAAGGCCTTGATGCACCCGTTGCCGAACATGCCAATGCCTACGCCAAGGCAGAGTACATGCTCTGGCATGCCAACCAGGCTGGGCGGTATAATCTCCTAAATGGGATGAAAGCTCCGGAATCAGGCCATTGGCTCAACAACCCCCACGCTGACGACATTGATTTCCAGATCGAAGCTGATTTCTCGGGACTGATGTCGCCCGGAATGCCCAACACAGCTGTACAGATTGGCGATCCCATCGGCCATATTATGAACTACGGCGATGGCTGGTATGGAGGTGCTTATGTGGGTGCCATGTATTCGCTGGCCTTTGTATCCAAAGATGTTAACTACATTGTCAAAGAAGCGTTAAAAACCATTCCAGCCCAAAGCACTTTCTACCAGTGTATTGCCGATGTCATTAAATGGCATGATCAGTTCCCAAATGACTGGAAGCGCACCTGGTTTGAAATTGAGCGAAAATGGGCCGACGAAGTAGGCTGCCCCGATGGGGTATTCCACTCCTTTAACATCGACGCCAAAATAAACTCCGCTTACATTGTGCTGGGCCTGCTCTACGGCGAAGGCGACTTCACCAAAACCATGGAAATCAGTACCCGTGCCGGACAGGATTCAGATTGTAACCCAGCTTCGGCGGGGGGTATTTTAGGAACTATGCTGGGCTATGACCAGATTCCAGCGTATTGGAAACAGGGATTGAAAGAAGCCGAAGATATCGACTTCAAATACACAACCATGTCGCTGAACGATGTGTACGCTATGAGTATGAAACATGCCTTACAGGTTGTTGAGCGCAATGGCGGAAAAATCAACGGCGATCAGGTAACGATTGCGCTACAAACCCCAAAAGCCGTTCGGCTGGAACAAGCCTTTACGGGCCATTATCCGGTTCTGGTACGCGGCATTCATAAAGAGATCGACGGAGAATACAGTTTCGACTTTGAAGGAACTGGTTTTGTACTCAAAGGCGAAGCCAAACCGAAAACCCGCAGCGCCTGGGACGCCAAAACGGAGTTCGTCTTTACAGCCGAACTCTCTATTGATGATAAGAAGATTGAAACAGCCAAACTCCCTGCCGATTTCACCCATCGTCGGCACGAGTTATTCTGGCGTTATCAACTTCCAAAAGGGAAACATACAGTACGCATTAAGGTCTTAAATCCTGATGCAGAGCATATTGTTCGTATGGGCGAGCTGATTGTGTACTCTGATCAGCCCGTTCAATCAAAGCTCCGCTAA
- a CDS encoding ABC transporter permease, whose protein sequence is MKKQSNPNEPPHSDSRTPRWADRLLEWFVAPHLLEYVQGDLQEVFHKRVEQVGLARARREYGWAVLHCLTPFFHQSLRSVRATGKPISEHTQPALPDMLRNYFKIAFRNLAKNKGYSFINISGLAMGMAVTMLIGLWMYDELSFNQYHKNYDSIAQVRRLYTDPNIQKTDGTDAQQFPMGAALKRHYHHYFKHILMAWWVGEYTLSAEDKKMPKKGEFIEAGALEMLSLKMVKGNYASLKELHSIVLSKSASEAMFGQEDPINKRLKIDNRIDVVVTGVYEDIPRNNRFGEVQFFSPWDLWVASNDWIKQNENDWGNSSFGIYVQLQPNVSLETANARINDFFQKSTPKEMAQRAAKYKYEVFLYPMKDWHLYSEFKNGRPAGGRITFVWLFGVVGLFVLLLACINFMNLSTARSEKRAKEIGIRKAIGSLKTQLIQQFLSESFLVVVLSFVVSLVLISLTLSWFNQVADKELSLPVESLPFWLISLAFIAVTAFLAGAYPAFYLSAFQPVKVLKGTIRLGRFAALPRKILVVVQFVVSIVLIIGTIVVYKQIQFAQDRPVGYNREGLITIPKNDPNYGGKLDVLRNELLNTGMVAGMELSSSPLTAVWNNMGGFSWKGKDPEVADDFAITDVSYGFGKVVGWQLLAGRDFSKSFATDSTKMIINESAANYLGLKNRNGGGAAFRPPIGEFITFYDGKTSRQIIGVIKDMVRNSPYEPEKRAFFFLDANYAAASQIDIKIKPTVSANEALPKIEAVFKKVVPSAAFDYKFVDEEYAKKFSNEERISKLASFFATLAIFISCLGLFGLASFIAEQRTKEIGVRKVLGASVLNLWGLLAKDFVFLVVIALGVAIPTAWYFLTGWLGNYTYRTDISWWIFAVSGAGALLITLLTVSFQSIKAALINPVNSLRSE, encoded by the coding sequence ATGAAAAAGCAATCTAACCCGAACGAACCTCCCCACTCTGACTCACGAACCCCTCGGTGGGCTGATCGCCTGCTGGAATGGTTCGTGGCCCCGCACCTATTGGAGTACGTGCAGGGGGATTTGCAGGAAGTATTCCATAAGCGCGTTGAGCAGGTAGGTCTGGCCCGCGCCCGGCGCGAGTACGGCTGGGCGGTGCTACACTGCTTAACCCCATTTTTTCATCAATCGCTCCGGTCTGTCCGGGCTACTGGCAAACCCATTTCTGAACATACTCAACCCGCCTTACCTGACATGCTACGTAATTATTTCAAAATCGCCTTTCGGAACCTCGCCAAAAACAAGGGGTACTCATTCATCAACATTTCGGGGCTTGCGATGGGCATGGCTGTGACGATGCTCATTGGGCTTTGGATGTACGATGAACTTTCGTTTAACCAGTATCATAAAAATTATGATTCCATTGCCCAGGTGAGGAGGTTGTATACAGATCCAAATATCCAAAAAACAGACGGAACAGATGCGCAACAATTTCCGATGGGGGCCGCTTTAAAACGGCATTACCATCACTATTTCAAGCACATTTTGATGGCCTGGTGGGTTGGAGAATATACGCTTTCGGCTGAGGATAAAAAAATGCCCAAAAAAGGCGAATTTATTGAAGCGGGTGCTTTGGAAATGCTTTCGCTGAAAATGGTCAAAGGCAACTATGCATCGTTGAAAGAGCTTCACTCGATTGTGCTGTCAAAATCAGCATCGGAAGCTATGTTTGGTCAGGAAGACCCGATCAATAAACGCCTAAAAATTGATAACCGTATCGATGTGGTCGTAACGGGCGTCTATGAAGATATACCCCGGAATAATCGTTTTGGCGAAGTGCAGTTTTTTTCGCCCTGGGATTTATGGGTTGCGTCAAATGATTGGATTAAACAAAACGAAAACGATTGGGGCAACAGTTCATTCGGTATTTATGTGCAGCTGCAGCCCAATGTTTCGCTCGAGACAGCCAATGCCCGCATCAACGATTTTTTTCAGAAAAGTACGCCAAAAGAAATGGCTCAGCGGGCGGCCAAATACAAGTATGAGGTTTTTTTGTACCCGATGAAGGACTGGCATTTGTATTCGGAATTTAAAAATGGAAGGCCTGCTGGTGGGCGCATCACGTTTGTTTGGCTTTTTGGTGTTGTTGGCCTTTTTGTCTTGCTATTGGCTTGTATCAATTTTATGAATCTGAGTACCGCCAGGAGTGAAAAGCGAGCCAAGGAAATAGGCATTCGGAAAGCCATTGGCTCGTTGAAAACTCAACTCATTCAGCAGTTTTTAAGCGAATCGTTCCTGGTGGTTGTGTTGTCGTTTGTGGTGTCATTGGTACTGATTTCACTTACTCTGTCCTGGTTTAATCAAGTAGCAGACAAAGAATTATCGTTGCCAGTCGAAAGCTTACCTTTTTGGCTAATCAGCCTGGCATTTATTGCTGTTACCGCTTTTTTAGCGGGCGCATATCCTGCGTTTTACTTGTCTGCGTTTCAGCCAGTGAAAGTCCTGAAAGGCACCATTCGCTTAGGACGTTTTGCGGCTTTACCTCGGAAAATTCTGGTGGTTGTTCAATTTGTTGTTTCGATTGTTTTGATTATCGGCACTATCGTCGTCTACAAACAAATTCAATTTGCCCAGGATCGCCCCGTGGGCTATAATCGGGAAGGATTGATTACCATTCCGAAAAATGATCCCAATTATGGTGGCAAACTGGATGTGCTGCGAAACGAGTTACTCAATACAGGTATGGTGGCTGGTATGGAGCTATCGTCAAGCCCTCTAACGGCTGTTTGGAACAATATGGGTGGTTTCAGTTGGAAAGGTAAAGATCCTGAAGTAGCCGATGATTTTGCCATAACCGATGTGTCGTATGGGTTTGGTAAGGTGGTAGGCTGGCAGTTGCTTGCTGGTCGGGATTTTTCCAAATCGTTTGCCACAGACAGTACGAAAATGATTATCAATGAATCGGCGGCTAACTATCTTGGTTTGAAAAACCGCAACGGCGGTGGTGCGGCATTCCGACCGCCAATTGGAGAATTTATCACCTTTTATGACGGCAAAACATCTCGTCAAATTATTGGTGTGATTAAGGATATGGTCAGGAACTCGCCCTATGAGCCCGAGAAGCGTGCATTTTTCTTTTTAGATGCGAACTACGCTGCTGCCAGCCAAATTGATATAAAAATCAAGCCAACCGTCAGTGCGAACGAAGCGCTGCCTAAAATCGAAGCTGTATTCAAGAAAGTAGTTCCTTCTGCGGCATTCGATTACAAATTTGTGGATGAAGAGTATGCTAAAAAATTCAGTAATGAAGAACGGATCAGTAAGCTTGCTTCATTTTTTGCCACGCTGGCTATTTTTATCAGTTGTCTGGGTCTGTTCGGACTGGCTTCGTTCATTGCCGAACAACGAACCAAAGAGATTGGCGTTCGCAAAGTGCTGGGCGCTTCAGTGCTGAACCTGTGGGGATTACTCGCCAAAGATTTCGTGTTTCTGGTCGTCATTGCACTGGGGGTTGCTATCCCAACGGCCTGGTACTTTCTAACTGGATGGCTAGGGAACTATACGTACCGTACTGACATCTCCTGGTGGATTTTTGCGGTGTCTGGCGCCGGGGCTTTACTAATTACGCTGCTGACAGTGAGTTTCCAAAGCATCAAAGCCGCTTTGATAAATCCGGTCAACAGTTTACGTTCAGAATAA
- a CDS encoding DUF885 family protein, with product MSYLTRQSLTLSLLLISYGLPTCAQTPVQQLHKLIDSTWAFQLREHPLTAVFVGQKTQIEQLGDYTEASFAKEAAFYRQQLNQLNTIPTEPLSEVDRVNVELLRYTLEESISNYELKAYLNPLTSDYGPHIGLSFIPNYLTFRTSADYESYSKLLRTFPAYMGNVIAIMRQGLKTGMTAPKIILNGYEITYRNHIVTDPTRSVFYEPFLHLPASMSKEEQAQIQQDGQKAVLEGAVKGYQLFGHFMDTEYIPGARATLAAYDLPNGKAYYQQRVRHYTTIDLSPDAVHQMGLREVERIQNEMQAIITQTGFKGSFADFLKFLRTDSQFYAKTPVQLLKEASYIAKQAESKLSAFFGKLPRQPYGVAPVPDALAPKYTSGRYIGAPLNSKTPGYYWVNTYNLNSRPLYTLESLTLHEAVPGHHLQSALAKELADLPPFRKNLYVDAFGEGWGLYCEWLGKEMGFYKDPYSDFGRLTFEMWRASRLVVDTGIHAKGWTRQQVIDYLSTHTALSIHDCTTETDRYISWPGQALAYKIGELKIKEVRQKAQKSLGEKFDIRAFHDLILSQGTLTMPILERLVDNYIQSAK from the coding sequence ATGTCCTACCTAACCCGTCAGTCACTCACACTAAGTCTGTTACTTATCTCTTACGGGTTACCCACCTGTGCCCAGACACCCGTACAGCAGCTTCATAAACTTATCGACAGCACCTGGGCTTTTCAACTTAGAGAGCATCCACTAACGGCAGTTTTTGTGGGGCAGAAAACCCAGATTGAGCAGTTGGGCGACTATACCGAGGCTTCTTTCGCTAAAGAAGCCGCATTCTACCGCCAACAGCTGAATCAACTCAATACCATACCCACTGAACCCCTTTCGGAAGTAGACCGTGTTAACGTTGAATTACTGCGCTATACGCTGGAAGAGTCCATTAGTAATTACGAGTTGAAAGCCTACTTAAATCCGCTAACGTCTGATTATGGTCCGCACATAGGTTTATCGTTTATTCCAAACTACCTGACCTTCCGTACGTCTGCTGATTATGAGAGCTACAGTAAACTCTTGCGCACATTTCCTGCGTATATGGGCAACGTGATTGCGATTATGCGACAAGGATTAAAAACCGGAATGACCGCTCCGAAGATCATCCTGAACGGGTATGAAATTACGTATCGAAATCATATCGTTACCGATCCGACCCGGAGCGTTTTCTATGAGCCGTTTTTACACTTGCCCGCATCAATGAGCAAGGAAGAACAGGCTCAGATTCAGCAGGATGGTCAGAAAGCCGTATTGGAAGGGGCGGTGAAAGGGTATCAGCTATTTGGCCATTTTATGGACACGGAGTATATCCCCGGTGCCCGTGCTACGCTTGCAGCCTACGACTTACCAAATGGCAAAGCGTATTATCAGCAACGGGTTCGCCATTACACTACTATCGACCTAAGTCCAGATGCCGTCCATCAGATGGGATTACGCGAAGTTGAGCGCATTCAGAACGAAATGCAGGCAATTATTACCCAAACTGGTTTCAAAGGCTCTTTCGCCGATTTTCTGAAATTTTTGCGTACCGATTCCCAGTTTTATGCAAAAACACCCGTCCAGCTGCTTAAGGAAGCTAGTTACATTGCCAAACAAGCTGAGAGTAAACTGTCTGCCTTTTTTGGTAAGCTACCACGTCAACCCTACGGAGTTGCCCCTGTACCCGATGCACTGGCACCCAAGTACACTAGTGGCCGTTACATTGGTGCTCCGCTCAACAGTAAAACACCAGGCTATTATTGGGTAAACACCTATAACCTGAACAGCCGTCCCTTATATACGTTAGAGTCGCTCACCCTTCATGAAGCCGTTCCGGGTCATCATCTGCAATCGGCACTGGCAAAAGAACTGGCCGACCTGCCTCCCTTCCGTAAAAATCTATACGTCGATGCCTTTGGCGAGGGCTGGGGTCTGTACTGTGAGTGGCTGGGAAAGGAGATGGGCTTTTATAAAGACCCTTATAGCGATTTTGGCCGCTTAACCTTCGAGATGTGGCGAGCCAGCCGATTGGTAGTGGATACGGGTATTCATGCCAAAGGCTGGACCCGTCAGCAAGTCATCGACTATTTGAGCACACATACGGCGTTATCGATACACGATTGCACCACCGAAACCGACCGGTATATCTCCTGGCCAGGTCAGGCGCTGGCGTATAAGATTGGCGAACTAAAAATTAAGGAAGTACGACAAAAAGCCCAGAAATCACTGGGCGAGAAGTTTGATATTCGCGCCTTCCATGATCTGATCTTAAGTCAGGGAACACTCACCATGCCCATTCTGGAGAGACTGGTGGATAATTACATTCAATCGGCCAAGTAG
- a CDS encoding DMT family transporter, translating to MNYIYLFFAFIVGLAITVQAGVNANLRQAMANPILAAIISFGSGFIALVLMFLATGGSTPSFETIKQISWWKWTGGVMGAIYMITVIVSVQKIGTANMVSLSVAGQLLAALILDHYGLLGFSIHPANTWRLLGVGLIIAGVLLVVKN from the coding sequence ATGAATTACATCTATCTGTTCTTTGCCTTCATTGTCGGTTTAGCCATTACTGTTCAGGCGGGCGTTAATGCCAATTTGCGTCAGGCAATGGCTAATCCTATTCTGGCCGCTATTATTTCGTTCGGTTCCGGATTTATAGCCCTGGTACTGATGTTTCTGGCTACCGGCGGGTCAACTCCTTCATTCGAAACGATAAAGCAGATTAGCTGGTGGAAATGGACAGGGGGCGTTATGGGTGCTATTTACATGATCACGGTTATCGTGAGTGTGCAGAAAATAGGAACGGCGAATATGGTCAGCTTAAGCGTAGCGGGGCAACTATTAGCAGCCCTCATTCTGGATCATTATGGCCTACTAGGCTTTTCGATTCACCCGGCCAACACCTGGCGGTTACTCGGTGTCGGACTGATCATTGCTGGGGTACTGCTGGTGGTGAAAAATTAA
- a CDS encoding PadR family transcriptional regulator, whose product MKKTILGELEELVLLVVAASTEEVYGVPVMEQLQLQTGRSFTVSAVHTTLYRLEEKGFLSSSVGGATTERGGRRKRLFALTAAGGRVLLEIQQMRNQLWQSIPEGKFDLLGL is encoded by the coding sequence ATGAAAAAGACTATTCTGGGGGAATTGGAAGAACTGGTGTTGCTGGTAGTGGCCGCCAGCACCGAAGAGGTTTATGGCGTGCCCGTTATGGAACAACTTCAACTCCAGACAGGCCGGAGCTTCACTGTCAGTGCGGTACACACCACCCTGTATCGACTCGAAGAAAAAGGGTTTCTGTCGTCCTCCGTGGGCGGGGCAACTACCGAGCGTGGAGGACGGCGTAAGCGGTTGTTTGCCTTAACAGCGGCCGGTGGGCGGGTACTCCTGGAGATTCAGCAGATGCGCAACCAGCTCTGGCAGAGCATCCCTGAGGGAAAATTTGACTTACTGGGGCTATGA
- a CDS encoding GRP family sugar transporter produces the protein MFIITYYPVAVVVCFLTMLCWGSWANTQKLATQSVPTTIFYRDYTYGILLLSLILAFTFGSFGDSGRSFLSDIKQGDTQSLLYALAGGFVFNIANILIVVGIELAGLSVAMPVGIGLALILGVVVNYILSPIGNVSLLSGGVFSIFLAVVFSAMAYRAKGAKDGSVSTQGLVASLVGGFLMSFFFYFVAKSMTTDFARPASGLLTPYTALVLFALGVVVSTPLFLPILRRFASKPADGDIFYSDVSRRNHRIGMLGGMVWCLGMASSLLASGAAGYAISYGLGQGATIIAVLWGVCIWHEFRGAPTLSSRYLVLMGFCYVLGLVLIISAK, from the coding sequence ATGTTTATCATCACGTACTACCCAGTAGCTGTTGTTGTCTGCTTCCTGACAATGCTCTGCTGGGGCTCATGGGCCAACACACAAAAACTGGCCACTCAATCAGTACCAACCACTATTTTTTACCGCGATTATACCTACGGAATTTTACTGTTGAGCCTGATCCTGGCCTTTACATTTGGCAGCTTTGGTGATTCGGGACGATCGTTTCTGAGTGATATTAAACAGGGCGATACACAAAGTCTGTTGTATGCATTGGCGGGTGGCTTCGTATTTAATATCGCCAATATACTTATCGTGGTGGGCATTGAATTGGCAGGATTATCAGTAGCCATGCCCGTTGGAATTGGGCTGGCCTTAATTTTGGGTGTGGTAGTCAATTATATTCTATCGCCGATAGGCAATGTTAGCTTGTTGTCGGGTGGGGTTTTTTCCATATTTCTGGCGGTTGTATTTAGTGCAATGGCCTATCGGGCAAAAGGAGCCAAAGATGGATCGGTTAGTACGCAAGGGCTGGTAGCTTCGCTGGTAGGCGGGTTTCTAATGAGTTTCTTTTTCTACTTCGTCGCTAAATCCATGACAACGGACTTCGCCAGGCCTGCGTCGGGTCTGCTAACGCCCTATACGGCCTTGGTTCTATTTGCCCTGGGAGTTGTCGTCAGTACGCCATTATTCCTGCCCATCCTGCGTCGCTTTGCCAGCAAACCTGCCGACGGCGATATTTTTTATAGTGATGTGAGCCGACGCAACCATCGCATCGGGATGCTGGGTGGCATGGTGTGGTGTCTGGGTATGGCATCGAGCTTACTGGCATCGGGGGCGGCTGGTTATGCGATCAGTTATGGGCTGGGGCAGGGAGCAACCATCATCGCTGTTTTGTGGGGTGTGTGTATCTGGCACGAATTTCGGGGAGCGCCCACGCTGTCAAGTCGCTATCTAGTGCTGATGGGATTCTGTTATGTACTGGGCTTGGTGCTGATTATTTCCGCTAAGTAG